The region TGGCGCCAGAATAAGGTGAAGAAAATGGCTCAACTCTTGACTGATAGATGTGACAGATCACTGGGGAAGAATCCTCGCCGGTGTGGACTATGTATGCTCAGGGACTCATGCCAAGCCGTTCGCTCTTGCCAAACATGTCTTACCCCTTCACAAGGCATGTGGAGAAAGGATAGCGGTCCTGGGCGGTTCTAATCGAGGCAGGAGCGGTCCGTATGCAGATCTATAGACAGACGTTCATGATGACACCTGCACTCTAGCAACACTTATTCATCTTGCAAAGACACTTGTCAACTGTCATCTTGACGGACATCCCTTTTGAGAGCTCCGTCTCATATTCTGGCATGTGGCCATTCTTTCAATACGAGCTGTTGTATCGccctgttggtgatgattaGGGACGGACTCCTCGTTCAACCCAGTTAGACCAGTTTTTGAGTCATACCAGATGTCCCAGATCATCGATGCTCTCGACTGTAAGCTCACCCACCTTTCACCGTCCCAGACCCGTTCAGTCCCGGACTCTCACCCAACGATTCAGCCCCCGCCGTTCACATACTAACATGATTCGAGAAGCGTGCTATTCCCCTGAATCGGTCTTGATCATCGTTGACCAAAAACGGTGAAGACCATGATTATGATGAGGCAAAAACGTTGCAACCCCGTAGCCCATTGATGTATAAAGTGAAAGTTGACACCCTCTCAATCAGCAGCACCCTCTCAACTCATTCACCGGCTTCCATCCGCCTTCGTTCCCtaaagacaagaaaacacGCTCATTAGCTTCCATCTTCGATATGCATATCAGAAAGATCtccgccatcatcgcccagGCCAGCCTGACGTCGGCCAGTGTTCTGGCTGGACACGACATGGGGTAAGCTCACTTACAATCACCATAACACCCGTCACATACTGACCCACCCCCTCAGCAAGCGCGACAGCTGGGAAGACGCCAAAGCATTCGCACTCCCTAAGGCAAGCGAGACAGCGGCCAAGTTCAACGCCGCCCCCGAGGCCAtgatcaccccctcccctgtTGTTTCCAAGCGCCAGTTCTTCGGCGGCATCCCTCCAGACGCCGGGTTCGAAATCGGCCGCCAGCAAGGTCTCGCCGCTGCCCAGGCCGCCCAGGAGCGCGTCGACAGGCTCACCAATGACTTCAACTCGCGCTTCCCTCCCTTGTTTCCCGGGTTCCGCAACAGCGGCTACAACAACAAGCGTGGCGACGATATGGACCAGGGCCAGCAGTACAATGATGACCCTGACCGGTGGGATGACAACAATGGGGTTTACCATTCGTATTACTCTGGGGCTGCTGCGGGTTATGCCTCTGCTGCCAACGACGGTGCTTACAAGGACGCCACCCAGGCTCAGCAGGGCTGGCAGCGTGGTGCGCCTGACTGGCAGGCTCATGCCTCGAGCTGGGCTGGTTATGGGGATTAtgttgctgcttctgctcaTGGTCTGGCTAGTGAGGCAGTTGCTTCTGCGAATGGTGTTgctgctactgctgctgccgggtatggtgatggggactgggagggggatgttgctTCTGCGCATGGCGTGGCTAGTGGTTATCAGTCTGAGTATTACCAGGGGGGTGTTGCTAGCCCTTCTGGGGTGCAGCCCACGGCTTCTGCTTCGCATGGTACGCAGATGGTGCAGGTTAATGAGGGGGCGGCTGGGGTgtcgggggggagggcggtggggttcgttgttggggtggcgggggttgtttttgggatGTTGTAAGCTCTGGGACGGGGGTCGTTCTGtcaaggggaagaggaggagcttcgATACCCCTAGGTGGTGGCTTCTCTCTTtcgttgggaggggggttggtgggggaagTAGGCACGTATGTGTGTCCTTCGCTTTTTTCTGTGCTGGATATTTTTTCTCCGTGATCCCAGCTGTATAGAAAGTTGGTGACATAGAGCGGGAAATAAGATTGGGTTTAGTTTGGGGTAATAATTGGTGGGGATTTTATAGACTTGTAAAGTagcttggtggtgaagagtaGGGTGGTAACACTTTTGTGTTTCGAATCCTTTCTCATCTGCATCCAACAGTGGTGAAAGGGATCTTCTATGATTGGAGTGTACAAGATATCTTACATCTGTTTCCACCTTATCCAATACCTTTTCTcattccttcttcttctcctccttgggtCTAAAAGCCAAATGATACGTCCCCAACTCCTCACTAGTAATCTTGCCCGGCGACCTGACCATCAAATCCTCCCCTTTCATACTCTTTGGAAAAGCAATCACATCCCTTACTGAGTCTGTCCCTGTGAGCACCGCACAGAGCCGATCAAACCCCAACGCGAACCCTGCGTGTGGCGGACACCCCGCTCTTAACGCTTCGAGTAGATGAGAGAATTGCTTGACACCCTTGTCGGACATTTTGAGAATCTGCCTAAAGACATACTCCTGCATTTTCGCCGTGTGGATCCTTCTCGACCCACCACCTAGCTCAACCCCGTTGAGGACGAGGTCGTAGTGGTCTGCTCTTGCGGCTAGGGGGTTGGTAACCATCAGCTCGACGTCTGCGTCGGTTAGGGGGGCAGTGAAGGGGTGGTGTGTTGCGCTGAAGCCTGATTGGCCTCCTTGGCCCGGGTCGGTTTCGGTGTTGGGTGTGAACATGGGGAAGTTTTGGACCCAGAGGAAGTTAAACTGatgagagggggggaggaagccaGAGGTGACGGCGGAGGAGTATAAAAGGGTGCGGATTTGGCCTAGGACGGTGGAACCACctgaaaagggggtgggaggtcgGGCTTGGAAAAAGATGACGTCGCctgaggtgagggaggggtagAGGTTGGTTATTGTTTCGAAGCcggagtgggagaggggggagagacCCATTAGGGGTTTGGAGGTGTCGATTATTAGGGCGGCGGGTTGgccgttggggttgagggagaagagggcgggggggagggtggagaggaaggtgtggATGAAGGTTGTTGTGTCCCGaatggagggggaggtggtcggGGTGAAGACGAAGGTGTCGattgtgggggaggggaggggggagatcatggaggtgaaggattcggggagggggacgtTGGGGGTTATTTCAAAGGGGATGCGGGTGTCGGGCTTGTCAACGCCGAAGCGGGACATGGCTTCTTCATAGGTGATTCGGGGGAACGGTTTGTCTGATACAGGCCAGGGGTTGGGGAATgggtcggaggaggggggggtgcgTCTGGGGACGGGGTAGCGCTCGTTGGTGTCGGATTGGACGAGTTCGAATTGGGAGTTGAGGGACTTCATGAGGTCTTTCATGATGGACTCGACTGTGCGCATGACGTCTTGGCCGGTGGCGAAGGACATTTCGAGATCCAACTGTCAAGGGGGCATTagatggtgttgtggtcAAGTCAAGTCTGCGGAATTCACCTGGGTAAACTCGGGCTGTCTGTCGGCTCTGAGGTCTTCGTCACGGAAGCATCTCGCAAACTGGTAGTACCCACGGATACCGCTGGACATGAGAATCTGCTTGTACTGCTGAGGGCTCTGGGGAAGGGCGTATGCTAAACCAGCCCGTCGTGTTGGAACTAAGAACTCGCGAGCCCCCTCAGGCGTAGACTTGAAGAGGATTGGTGTTTCCACCTCGGTAAAGTTAAGATCGGTGAGGGACTTGCGCAGTTCATGGCCGATCTTTGGGCGTGCACGAATACGAGCCTGGAGAGCCTCATCGAAGCGGATCTGAAGGTGCCGGGCCGAGGGCGGGAACTGCACCCCCTTGGACACGATGATATCCTTGGGGAAAGCATTAAGAGGCTGAATATTCTGCAGAGAAATCTCGAGATGTGTGACGCCTTTGGGAAAAGAGCCAGGAACATCTCTTTGAGAGGAGGCAGACAAGTCTCGGTCGCCTTTTTGAGATACGACAGTTCCGGTCACTGCGACTGGACTGTGGAGAGGCAGAGCCCTAAGAGCGAGATGGGCCTCGTGTCCAGGAGGGGGGTTAGATTCATCACCGGGCTCGGAGTGGGATACAACCTGGATAGACGGCCCATTGTCGACTTGCACATTGGCAAAGATGAGCTTCTTGGACGATATCCTTCTCTGGGAGAGAAAGCCATGTACTGTGACTGTCTGGCCATTCACAAACTGGTTGGCACTGGACGCCTGGGGAAAATGATCTTTATTCTACATCAGCCGAGGAACTATGAATTCTGGAACAGATATCTCTCCATACTATAGCTCGACCATTCTTCCCGAAGCTGCTGTGTGATATCACTATGAGTGAACCGTTGAGGTACCCACGAGACACCTGATGGCCGGCGGATGAGTCGAGGCTGGAGAAAACTGGTGCACGGTCTGAAATTTGAGGGTCTCAAGCTGGTGAGACGCCTCATGGAAGGCCGTGAGAGGGCCATGCTCTGTATAGAAAGTCGAAAGTTGCAACTTGTGCACACCAGAACTTGGGCCAATTCACTACCAAATTCACTGGCAGCAGTCTCATGGGGGGAGCTTCAGAGCTGCGAGCCTGCCGACAGCCGGCAGGCAACGGCAGGCAACGGCAGGCCCCACTCTTGCTCGGCTGATGTTTGGCCCGAGCACTCTGTGGTGGGGCCCTCTGGCAGAGCTGGCCGCGACCTACAAAAGTTTTGCGGCTCGATCCATTTTGGAattttcctcttttcttcttcatgaCCCTCTCATTCAATACAAAGTGAGTagcacccaccaccaccaccaattTTTACCGCAAATATCACCAGCTAACAGTTGTTTATCCAGATGATGAAAGCCAGCGTGTTCCATATGATAAAGCTTCCGCTTCTTCAAACTTCCAAACTCCCCCCTCACGGGGCTTAGGTGGTTTGGTTGGGAGATGGAGTTGGAATTATGAAATAAGCGTTCGGCACACCGACCTTGTTACTTATCGGACGCAATAACGGCATCTCTGATTACACTGAATGAGAAGGGGTTGACTCTGGGGCTTTGTTTCTGGTCGTTTTTGTGACCTTTCGTATCGCTGAAGGCATCCTCGATGGGCATAGGGTTGCGTTCACGACAGGGCCAGTCACCAAGTTAAGGTGCTTGGAGACTCTGCCTGGTGGTGTACTGTCACTTGATGTTTGGAGATGATGCCCTCGGCGACAAGTTTGTTGCGAGTAAGTTGGTCGCGGACACGAGCGGAACTGTATCTTGAAAATGTTGACTGGGACAAGTGTTCCACATCGTCTTCATGTTCGGATACGCCTGTAGCACTAGTTTACCTGTCCACAATATCACGTTTGGATGATTGAACACAAATATAATGCACATGTCTCGGATACATGAAATCAAGCGGGAACCCGCAAAGGCGGCCCCTCGATTTCCGTCCCGTTGACCCATGTCACTGGGAGAGACCCGCCTACCCGACTGCCCATCCACACACGGCAGCACGGCAGGTTCCTTTTGACGTGGGTTTCCCAGTTACATTTGCTGTCCTGCATTGCAGAGAGTATCAACCTATCAACCTATCAACTTCGCCCGCAGACCGTTCCCAGCTTGCCCGCCTTGCGGCCCCTAATGCACGCTTAGGTCACCTCACCTCGCCGCCTAGGAACCGTTCACTGTCCGCTGCCCGACCTGCCCCatctcaccatcatcccccagGCCATCTCCGCTATCACTGGACACCCGCTCCAAGTCCCTGTCGCGAGCCATCACACGCCATCAACACATTGAGCTTGGAGGGCGCTTTTTGCAGCAGCGTAGCCCCGTGCCAGTTCAACgacatccccatctccagcagTCATGGCGAGCTCCTTTGAAAAGTCCGTCAAGGGCGCGACCAAGATCAAGGTCCGTAGACTTCCCCCCCCACCTTGTGTCCGCGAGAATTGTCGGCTTGTTTTTATCGTTGTCCGGGCCTGACCAACTGTATCGCTCACAGGCCGCGCCTCCGAAAACAAAATACATCGAGCACATTCTAGTTGCGACACATTCGGGCGAGGCGGGTGTGGGCGAGGTATTCCGGGCGCTCCACCACCGGTTGCGCGACTCAACATGGACCGTCGTCTTCAAGAGTTTGATCACTGTTCACCTCATGATCCGCGAGGGCTCGGCAGATGTCACCTTGGCGTATCTTGCGAAACACCGGAACATGATTGCTATCAGCATGTTTTCTGATGGTAGGTAGCCCCGGCCTCCCCAATTCACTCGAGATACCGACGGGTCACTGACAGTCTCTTCGTATACAGCGCAAACTCAGGGGCGAAACATACGACATTACCACAGTTATCTTGCAGAAAGAGCGCGAGCGTACCGAGAAACAAAGGTCGACTGGGTGCGGTCGAAGGATTCGAGGCTGGAGAAACTGTCCATCGACAAGGGTTTGCTTCGGGAGACGGAAATTGTTCAGCACCAACTCACGGCCTTGCTGAAATGCGACGTGAGTTTATCACCTAAAACATCCCTCGACTGTATGCTGACACACAATAGGTGATGGAGAATGAGCCTGAAAATGAAATCACCATCACTGTGTTTCGGCTCCTTGTCCTGGACTTGCTGGCTCTTTTCCAAGCCCTGAACCAGGGACTGATCAACATCCTCGGTCACTTCTTCGAGCTGTCCAAGACTGATGCCGAAAGAGCTATGGATATCTACCGGACATTTACCAGGCAGACTGACTACGTTGTACAGTATCTCAGCACGGCCAGACAATATGAGCATCACACCAGGGTGGAGGTTCCTAAGCTGAAGCACGCCCCTGTTAATCTCGGGCGCCAGCTCGAGGAGTATCTGAAGGATCCCGATTTTGAGATTCACCGGAGGCAGTACCTGGCCGAGCTTGAGGCCAAAAAGTCATCCAAGGGCGGGTCATCAGGAGCTTCGAAGTTGCCCAAGTTTGATGCCTTTGAGACCAAAGCATCATCCAGCACAAGCGCACCTGCTTCTCAGCCAGCCCAGACTTCTCAGGCTGCGGCACCAGCAAAAGGACCCGACGTCAATCTGATCGACTTCTTTGAGTCCATTGAACAAAACCAGACGACACTGGCTGTCCAAGGCCA is a window of Podospora pseudopauciseta strain CBS 411.78 chromosome 1, whole genome shotgun sequence DNA encoding:
- a CDS encoding hypothetical protein (EggNog:ENOG503NW2R; COG:T; COG:U), translating into MASSFEKSVKGATKIKAAPPKTKYIEHILVATHSGEAGVGEVFRALHHRLRDSTWTVVFKSLITVHLMIREGSADVTLAYLAKHRNMIAISMFSDAQTQGRNIRHYHSYLAERARAYRETKVDWVRSKDSRLEKLSIDKGLLRETEIVQHQLTALLKCDVMENEPENEITITVFRLLVLDLLALFQALNQGLINILGHFFELSKTDAERAMDIYRTFTRQTDYVVQYLSTARQYEHHTRVEVPKLKHAPVNLGRQLEEYLKDPDFEIHRRQYLAELEAKKSSKGGSSGASKLPKFDAFETKASSSTSAPASQPAQTSQAAAPAKGPDVNLIDFFESIEQNQTTLAVQGQTQQAQAQPQQQQQQQQQQTQMQMGMSPWGPAPFQPQQPLQQQQQFPQNGFVASPVHQFQTGVPFQQQGQPAFSPQQTAQPVQQAFTGVGFGGFSPQPQVGFQPGSLAPIQQDTVANFQTGAPTFQGGLQAPQQNTNPFRQSMLMNQQQTGSPFAQQQPVQEVASPQQRPMTSQSTNPFARSSPQGTQPFAAPTSNSPFQSQAPQQPTQQQMQPMPTGTNPFAKNFGQAQQAQPTQQQQRPVTAGGILSQPTGTNPFRQGAFVNHQTGLGWQHNQQAIGGGLDQVETVPVFPRPAAQTPWQQQ
- the MSD1 gene encoding aspartate--tRNA ligase msd1 (BUSCO:EOG09261Q18; COG:J; EggNog:ENOG503NUX2), coding for MALSRPSMRRLTSLRPSNFRPCTSFLQPRLIRRPSGVSWVPQRFTHSDITQQLREEWSSYNHFPQASSANQFVNGQTVTVHGFLSQRRISSKKLIFANVQVDNGPSIQVVSHSEPGDESNPPPGHEAHLALRALPLHSPVAVTGTVVSQKGDRDLSASSQRDVPGSFPKGVTHLEISLQNIQPLNAFPKDIIVSKGVQFPPSARHLQIRFDEALQARIRARPKIGHELRKSLTDLNFTEVETPILFKSTPEGAREFLVPTRRAGLAYALPQSPQQYKQILMSSGIRGYYQFARCFRDEDLRADRQPEFTQLDLEMSFATGQDVMRTVESIMKDLMKSLNSQFELVQSDTNERYPVPRRTPPSSDPFPNPWPVSDKPFPRITYEEAMSRFGVDKPDTRIPFEITPNVPLPESFTSMISPLPSPTIDTFVFTPTTSPSIRDTTTFIHTFLSTLPPALFSLNPNGQPAALIIDTSKPLMGLSPLSHSGFETITNLYPSLTSGDVIFFQARPPTPFSGGSTVLGQIRTLLYSSAVTSGFLPPSHQFNFLWVQNFPMFTPNTETDPGQGGQSGFSATHHPFTAPLTDADVELMVTNPLAARADHYDLVLNGVELGGGSRRIHTAKMQEYVFRQILKMSDKGVKQFSHLLEALRAGCPPHAGFALGFDRLCAVLTGTDSVRDVIAFPKSMKGEDLMVRSPGKITSEELGTYHLAFRPKEEKKKE